The nucleotide sequence GAGCTCCTGGCTCGTGACCGACCTGTCGGCCAGCCCCACCGCCGTGGCGCTGATCCAGACCGCGGCGACCTTGCCGATTTTCCTGCTTGCCATACCGGCCGGCGTGCTGTCGGACATCCTCGACCGCCGGCGCTTCCTGATCTTCGTCCAGGTGATGCTGGCCGCGGTAAGCGCGACGCTGCTGATGCTGTCGCACACCGGCGCGCTGACCGTGCCATACCTGATCGCCCTGACCTTCGCCGGCGGCATCGGCGCCGCGCTGATGGGGCCGACCTGGCAATCCATCGTGCCGGAGCTCGTGCCGCGGCAAGACATCAAGAGCGCCGTGGGCTTGAACTCCCTGGGCATCAATATCGCCCGCGCGATCGGCCCCGCATCCGGCGGCCTGATCCTGGCCAGCTTCGGCGCGGCGGCCACCTATGGGGTCGATGTCCTGAGCTACGTATTCGTCATCGCCGCGCTGCTGTGGTGGAAGCGGCCCGCCGCCGCCAGCACCCAGCTGTCCGAGAACTTCCTGGGCGCATTCCGGGCGGGCTTGCGCTATACACGGGCCAGCAAGGAATTGCATCGCGTCCTCCTGCGCGCGGCGGTCTTCTTCCTTTTCGCCAGTGCCGTCTGGGCCCTGCTGCCCCTGGTGGCGCGCCAGATGCTGGGCGGCACGTCGGGCTTCTATGGCGTGCTGCTGGGCGCGGTGGGCGTGGGCGCCATTGCCGGCGCGCTGGTGATGCCCAGGCTGCGCGCATGGCTGGACGCCGACGGGCTGGTGCTGGTGGCCTCCGTGACCAGCGCGGCGGTCATGGCGGTCCTGGTCGCCGGCCCGCCCAAATGGCTGGCCGTCCCGGTCCTCGTGGTGCTGGGCATGGGCTGGATCACGGCGCTGACCACGTTCAATAGCGTGGCGCAGGCGGTCCTGCCGAACTGGGTGCGCGGACGCGGCCTGGCCGTGTATTTGATGGTGTTCAACGGCGCGATGGCCGCCGGCAGCTTCGGCTGGGGCCTGGCGGCGCGCGAGATCGGCGTCCCCTACGCCCTGGCGGCCAGCGCCGCCGGCCTGGCCATCGTCGCGCTGCTGTTCCATCGCGCCAGCCTGCCCGTGGGCGAGGCGGACCTGCAGCCCTCCAACCACTGGCCCGAACCGCTGACCGCCGCGCCCGTCGCCAATGACCGCGGCCCCGTGATGGTGCAGATCGAATATCGCGTGCGCCAGGAAGACCGCCCGGCCTTCCTGCAGGCCATGCGGCGGCTGTCGCGGGAGCGGCTGCGCGATGGCGCCTACGCCTGGGGGCTGGTCGAACATACGGGCGAGGCCGACCGGGTGCTGGAATGGTTCTTCGTGGAGTCCTGGGCCGAACACCTGCGCCAGCACCAGCGGGTATCCCATGCCGATGCGGACCTGCAGAACGACGTCCTGCGCTACCACGCGGGGCCCGGCAAGCCGGCCGTGCACCACTACATCGCGCTATAGGGCTTGCGGCATGGCGCTCGCGTCGATCATCGAAAGAATGGAAAGCATGCAATTCCACTGCGCGGATTCCCAGGTCGAACGCGCCTGCCTACACTGCCCGCATCGTAATCACCACGCAAGAGAGCCTGGCCATGATAGAGCGTCGTTCCTTTACTAGCCTGGGCCGCGAGCGGCGCGGCTGGCTGGACGCCCGGCATCATTTTTCCTTTGCCGGTTACCGGAATCCCCGGCGGATGAACTGGGGCGCCTTGCGGGCATGGAACGACGACACGATCGCCGCGGGCGCGGGCTCGCCGCCGGTCCTGTACGCCGACGTGGAGATCGTCACCTACGTGCGTGAAGGCGCCCTGACCCACGAGGACGATCTGGGCAACCGCGGACAGACGCGGGCCGGCGACGTGCAGGTCATGAGCGCGGGCAGCGGACTGACGCACGCGGAATTCAATATGGAAACCGCGCCTTCGCGGGCTTTCCAGATCTGGATAGAGCCGGACCGCCGCGGCGCGCCGCCCAGCTGGGGCCGCAAACCCTTTCCCCGCGAGGCCTACAAGGGACGATTCGTCGCCCTGGCCAGCGGCATCGAAGGCGATGAGGACGCCTTGCCCATACGCAGCGACGCCCGCGTGCTGGCCCTGGCGTTGAAGGCCGGCGAAGCCGCCACATACCGCTTCGCGCATCCGCGCCGCTATGGCTACCTGGTCGCCGCCAGCGGACGCATCCGCGTGAACGGCGTCGAGATCGGGCCAGGGGATGGCGCCGCCATCCGCGACGAAACCGAGCTGCGGGTCGTGGCCCTGGACGATGCCGAGGTGCTGTTGGCCGACACCCGGCCGTAGGCCGGGCCAGATCAGGCCAAGCCCGGCCAGGCCGGCCCGCCTGCGTATTCCCAACCGCAACATCACGTGAGACGAATCGCCATGAAACTCTATCTGCTGTCATTGGGCGCCGGTCTGCTGGTCGGCATCGTATACAGCCTGCTTCAGGTGCGCTCGCCCGCCCCGCCTTTGGTGGCGCTGGTCGGCTTGCTGGGCATTCTGGTGGGCGAGCAGGTCATTCCCGTGGGCAAGCAGATGCTGCGCGGCACGGCCTTCGTCGCGGCGTGCGACAAGGAAAAGGCGGTAAGCCACGTGTTCGGACAATTGCCCGGCCGCCAGCCCGATCCGAAAGACCGCGGCTGAGCCCTTACACCCCCATCCCAACCAGGAGAATCGCACCGTGCCCAACGCCAAGCCGGACGTCGTCTTCCATAACGGCCAGATCACGACACTGGACCGATCCAACCCGCGGGCGACCGCTGTCGCCGTCAAGGACGGCAAGTTCGTCGCCGTCGGCGGCGACGCCGAGGTCCTCGCGCTGGCCGGCCCGGATACCCGCGTGGTGGACCTCAAGCGCCGCGGCGTATTGCCCGGACTGTTCGACAACCATACCCACGTGATCCGCGGCGGCCTGAATTTCAATATGGAGCTGCGCTGGGACGGCGTGCGTTCGCTGGCCGATGCCATGGCGATGCTCAAGCGCCAGGTCGCCATTACGCCACCGCCGCAGTGGGTGCGCGTGGTCGGCGGATTCACCGAACACCAGTTCGCCGAAAAACGCCTGCCCACGCTGGATGAAATCAACGCCGTCGCGCCGGACACGCCGGTCTTCATCCTGCACCTGTACGACCGGGCCCTGCTCAACGGCGCCGCCTTGCGTGCCGTCGGCTACACCCGGGACACGCCCAATCCCCCCGGCGGCGAGATCCTGCGCGATGCCCAGGGCAACCCCACGGGCCTGTTGCTGGCCAAGCCCAACGCCACCATCCTTTACGCCACGCTGGCCAAGGGCCCGAAGCTGCCATTCGACTACCAGGTCAACTCCACCCGGCATTTCATGCGGGAACTGAACCGCCTGGGCGTCACCGGCGTGATCGACGCGGGCGGCGGCTTCCAGAACTATCCCGACGACTATGCCGTCATCCAGAAACTGGCCGACGAAAACCAGATGACGGTACGCCTGGCCTACAACCTGTTCACGCAAAAGCCCAGGCAGGAGAAAGAAGACTTCCTGAAATGGACGTCCAGCGTGAAGTACAAGCAGGGCAACGATTACTTCCGCCACAACGGCGCGGGCGAAATGCTGGTGTTCTCGGCCGCGGACTTCGAGGACTTCCGCGCGGCCCGGCCCGATATGCCGCCGGAAATGGAAGGCGAGCTGGAGGAAGTCGTCCGCGTGCTGGCGCAGAACAAATGGCCCTGGCGCCTGCATGCGACCTACGACGAGACCATATCGCGCGCGCTGGACGTGTTCGAGAAAGTGCACCGCGATACGCCGCTGACCGGCCTGAACTGGTTCTTCGACCACGCGGAGACCATCTCCGACCGGTCCATCGACCGCATCGCCGCCTTGGGCGGCGGTATCGCCGTGCAGCACCGCATGGCCTACCAGGGCGAGTATTTCATCGAACGCTACGGCGCCGAGGCCGCCCAGGCCACGCCGCCGGTCGCGCGCATGCTGGCCAAGGGCGTGAAGGTTTCCGCCGGCACCGACGCCACGCGGGTCGCTTCCTACAACCCCTGGGTCTCGCTGTCGTGGATGATCACCGGCAAGACGGTGGGCGGCACGCAGCTGTATCCGCGCCGCAATTGCCTGGACCGGGAAACCGCGTTGCGCATGTGGACGGAGAACGTCGCCTGGTTCGCCAACGAGGAAGGCCGGCGCGGGCGCATCGAACCGGGCCAGCTGGCCGACTTCATCGTGCCGAGCAAGGATTACTTCCATTGCGCGGAGGAAGACCTGCCCTTCCTGACCTCCGAGCTGACCGTGGTGGGCGGGCGCGTGGTCTATGGCGCGGGCGACTTCACGCCGCTGGACGACAACCCCTTGCCGCCGGCCATGCCCGATTGGTCGCCGACGCGGCTGTTCGGCGGCTACGCCGCCTGGGGCGACCCGCAAGGCGCGGGCAAGAACTCCCTGGGATATCGCAATCTGTCGGCGTGCGGGTGCGCCAGCGCCTGCGGCCTGCACGGACACGAGCACGCGCGGGCCTGGGCGGCGCGCGCGCCGGCGTCCGACCTGCAGGGCTTCTTCGGCGCCCTGGGCTGCTCGTGCTGGGCGGTGTAGGGAGACCACGATGCGGCCTGACTCGCCTTCGGCGCCCGCCATGACGCCCCCAGTATCGCCGGCACCGGTATCGCCGGCCGCGAATGCCGTCCGGTACCTGGCCTACCTGGGCCTGTGCGCCGCCTACCTGCAAGGCGGCCTGGTCAAGTTGTTCGACTTTCCGGGCGCCGTGCGCGAGATGGCGCATTTCGGACTGTCGCCGGCGCCGCTGTTCGCCGCGCTGGTCATCGCGCTGGAACTGGGCGCGTCGGCCATGATCCTGGGCGGCCGGCTGCGCTGGCTGGGCGCGGCGGCGCTGGCCGCCTTCACCCTCATGGCGACGGGCCTGGCCTTGCGCTTCTGGGAAATGCCGCCAGGACAGGACCGCTCGATGGCCGCCAACGCCTTCTTCGAGCACCTGGGCCTGGCGGCGGGGCTGGTGCTGGTCGCCTGGCTGGATCTGGTCCCACGCCGGCGGCCGGGCTAGGGCCGTCTCAGGCGCTGGGCGCGGGCGCGGACGGAAAGGCGCCGGTGTCCCGCCGGGCGATATCCGGGGACGACAGATAGCGGTAGACCAGGCCGCCGGCGACCCCGCCAAGCAGCGGCACCACCCAGAACATCCACAATTGCCCGAGCGCCCAGCTGCCCTGGAAAAGCGCCACGCCCGTGCTGCGCGCCGGGTTGACCGAGGTATTGGTCACCGGGATGCTGATCAGGTGGATCAGCGTCAGGCACAGGCCGATGGCCAGCGGCGCGAATCCGGCCGGCGCGCGCTTATCGGTAATACCGTGGATGACGATCAGGAAGAACGCCGTCAGGACGAATTCCGAGATCATGCAGGCCAGCAGGGTATAGCCGCCCGGGGAATGCTGGCCATACCCGTTGGACGCGAAGCCGCCGGCCATGGGATCGAAGCCGGTCTTGCCGCTGGCGATGGCATACAGCACCGCGCCCGCGACGATACCGCCCAATACCTGCGAGACGACGTAGGGAAGGATGTCCCGGGACGGGATGCGGCCGCCGGCCCACAGGCCCACGGTAACCGCCGGGTTGAAATGACCGCCCGATATGTGGCCCACGGCATAGGCCATGGTCACCACCGTCAGGCCGAACGCCAGCGCCACGCCGGCGAAACCGATGCCCAATTGAGGGAACGCGGCGGCCAGGACGGCCGCGCCGCAACCGCCCAGTACCAGCCAGAAAGTGCCCAGAAACTCCGCCACACACCGCTTGCCCATGGCTTTCTCCTTGAGAGGAACGCCCCGCCGCGCGATGGCGCGACGCGCACGCTTGCTCTGTCCCCAGGGCGGCATGACGCCGCCTGTCCCGGCGATCGAGGCACCGTAACAGCTGGGCGGCAGGGCCGGGTGTACATAAACGGTAAGCAGGATTGTAGGCGCCGACCAGCGCGCCGGGCGTGCCGCGGACTGCTATCGACGATTGAATACCGGTCCGGCGGAATGTCCATCGGGCCCGGCCTGGATGGCGGTGTTGGCCAGGCCGACGCGCCAGCGGCCCGGTGGACGGCCTTCCGGCGGCCGGCGCCCCGGTGTCGCGGGGTGCAATAATTCAGGCATTGCCTGGAGAATGCCTTGAACCGCCTGGATGACCCCTTACACGACCGCGAAGTCGGCAGCGCCGATTCCACCCTGGACACCACCCGTATCGACGACGTGCGCATCGGCGCCGTGCGCCCCTTGATTTCGCCTGCGCTGCTGCAGGATGAACTGCCCGTCTCGCCGGCGATACAGGATCTGGTGGAACGCACCCGCGCCTCGGCCGCCGACATTCTTCACGGTCGCGACGATCGCCTGCTCGTGGTGGTCGGCCCCTGCTCCATCCACGACCACGACCAGGCCATGGATTACGCCCGCCTGCTGAAGACCGCGGCGGACGCATTGCGCGAAGACCTGTTGATCGTCATGCGCGTCTACTTCGAGAAGCCGCGCACGACGGTAGGCTGGAAGGGCTATATCAACGATCCCCGCCTGGACGGCAGCTACCGCATCAATGAGGGACTGCGGCGTGCCCGCGAACTCCTGCTGGACATCGCGCAGCTGGGCCTGCCGACCGGCACGGAGTTCCTGGACCTGCTCAGCCCGCAATTCATCGCCGACCTGATCGCCTGGGGCGCCATAGGCGCGCGCACGACGGAAAGCCAGAGCCATCGCCAATTGTCGTCGGGCCTGAGCTGTCCGCTGGGCTTCAAGAACGGCACGGACGGCGGCGTGCAGATCGCGGCCGACGCCATCGTCGCGGCGCGCGCCAGGCATGCCTTCATGGGCATGACCAAGATGGGCATGGCGGCCATCTTCGAAACGCGCGGCAACGACGACACGCACGTGATCCTGCGTGGCGGCAAGCAGGGCAGCAACTACGACGCGGCCAGTATCGACGCGTGCTGCGAGATCCTTGAACGCGCCGGCCTGCGCGAGCAGGTGATGGTGGATTGTTCGCACGCCAACTCCAACAAGTCGCACAGCCGCCAGATCGACGTTGCGCAGGATATCGGCCGGCAGATCGCCGGCGGCGACAGGCGCATCATCGGCGCGATGATCGAAAGCCACCTGGAAGAAGGCCGCCAGGACCTGAAGCCCGGCGTACCGCTGCGCCGCGGCGTGTCCATCACGGATGCCTGCCTGGGCTGGGCCCAGACCGAGCCGGTACTGCGCCAGCTGGCGGACGCGGTGCGGCAGCGCCGCGGCTTGACGGCCCGCTGAACGCCCGGCCGGGCGCGGCCCGTGCCGGGCACCCTGGCAGGCCGCCGGACACGGCGGATGGCGCGCCCCAGACAGTTTGCATACAGCTTGGCGGCGTATGCTGGCCGGCATCGACATTCCGCAGGAGAATCGTCATGCTGACCCCGGCATCCGCCCGTATGCTCGCCGACTACAAGCGCTGGGCCAACCGCGAAACCTTCGCCATCGTCATGGCCCTGCCGGCGGAGGAAATCTACAAGGACCGCGTCTCGCTGTTCAAGAATTTCGCCCGCTCGCTGAATCATACGTATGTGGTCGACCTGATCTGGCAGGCGCACATCGAAGGGCGGGAACACGGCATTCCGGCGCTGAACACCGTGACGCATCCCGGGATCGAAGAACTGTGGGAAGCCCAGCAGGCGATGGACGAGTGGTACATCGCCTGGGCCGCAGCCCAGACCGAGACCTCGTTGGCCCGCGAAAAGGACTACGCCCTGATCGGCGGCAACACCGGGCGCATGTCGCAAGGCGAGATCCTGCTGCACGTCGTCAACCACAACAGCTACCACCGCGGCTTCGTTTCGGATCTGCTCACCCAGATCGCCGCGCC is from Bordetella bronchialis and encodes:
- a CDS encoding XapX domain-containing protein; this translates as MKLYLLSLGAGLLVGIVYSLLQVRSPAPPLVALVGLLGILVGEQVIPVGKQMLRGTAFVAACDKEKAVSHVFGQLPGRQPDPKDRG
- a CDS encoding DoxX family protein, whose amino-acid sequence is MTPPVSPAPVSPAANAVRYLAYLGLCAAYLQGGLVKLFDFPGAVREMAHFGLSPAPLFAALVIALELGASAMILGGRLRWLGAAALAAFTLMATGLALRFWEMPPGQDRSMAANAFFEHLGLAAGLVLVAWLDLVPRRRPG
- a CDS encoding MFS transporter, with protein sequence MPPSGAKQEHAVPDKNPTSTAGSFAPLRQPVFAVLWAATVLGNVGSFMRDVASSWLVTDLSASPTAVALIQTAATLPIFLLAIPAGVLSDILDRRRFLIFVQVMLAAVSATLLMLSHTGALTVPYLIALTFAGGIGAALMGPTWQSIVPELVPRQDIKSAVGLNSLGINIARAIGPASGGLILASFGAAATYGVDVLSYVFVIAALLWWKRPAAASTQLSENFLGAFRAGLRYTRASKELHRVLLRAAVFFLFASAVWALLPLVARQMLGGTSGFYGVLLGAVGVGAIAGALVMPRLRAWLDADGLVLVASVTSAAVMAVLVAGPPKWLAVPVLVVLGMGWITALTTFNSVAQAVLPNWVRGRGLAVYLMVFNGAMAAGSFGWGLAAREIGVPYALAASAAGLAIVALLFHRASLPVGEADLQPSNHWPEPLTAAPVANDRGPVMVQIEYRVRQEDRPAFLQAMRRLSRERLRDGAYAWGLVEHTGEADRVLEWFFVESWAEHLRQHQRVSHADADLQNDVLRYHAGPGKPAVHHYIAL
- a CDS encoding 3-deoxy-7-phosphoheptulonate synthase, with protein sequence MNRLDDPLHDREVGSADSTLDTTRIDDVRIGAVRPLISPALLQDELPVSPAIQDLVERTRASAADILHGRDDRLLVVVGPCSIHDHDQAMDYARLLKTAADALREDLLIVMRVYFEKPRTTVGWKGYINDPRLDGSYRINEGLRRARELLLDIAQLGLPTGTEFLDLLSPQFIADLIAWGAIGARTTESQSHRQLSSGLSCPLGFKNGTDGGVQIAADAIVAARARHAFMGMTKMGMAAIFETRGNDDTHVILRGGKQGSNYDAASIDACCEILERAGLREQVMVDCSHANSNKSHSRQIDVAQDIGRQIAGGDRRIIGAMIESHLEEGRQDLKPGVPLRRGVSITDACLGWAQTEPVLRQLADAVRQRRGLTAR
- the aqpZ gene encoding aquaporin Z, whose translation is MGKRCVAEFLGTFWLVLGGCGAAVLAAAFPQLGIGFAGVALAFGLTVVTMAYAVGHISGGHFNPAVTVGLWAGGRIPSRDILPYVVSQVLGGIVAGAVLYAIASGKTGFDPMAGGFASNGYGQHSPGGYTLLACMISEFVLTAFFLIVIHGITDKRAPAGFAPLAIGLCLTLIHLISIPVTNTSVNPARSTGVALFQGSWALGQLWMFWVVPLLGGVAGGLVYRYLSSPDIARRDTGAFPSAPAPSA
- a CDS encoding amidohydrolase, giving the protein MPNAKPDVVFHNGQITTLDRSNPRATAVAVKDGKFVAVGGDAEVLALAGPDTRVVDLKRRGVLPGLFDNHTHVIRGGLNFNMELRWDGVRSLADAMAMLKRQVAITPPPQWVRVVGGFTEHQFAEKRLPTLDEINAVAPDTPVFILHLYDRALLNGAALRAVGYTRDTPNPPGGEILRDAQGNPTGLLLAKPNATILYATLAKGPKLPFDYQVNSTRHFMRELNRLGVTGVIDAGGGFQNYPDDYAVIQKLADENQMTVRLAYNLFTQKPRQEKEDFLKWTSSVKYKQGNDYFRHNGAGEMLVFSAADFEDFRAARPDMPPEMEGELEEVVRVLAQNKWPWRLHATYDETISRALDVFEKVHRDTPLTGLNWFFDHAETISDRSIDRIAALGGGIAVQHRMAYQGEYFIERYGAEAAQATPPVARMLAKGVKVSAGTDATRVASYNPWVSLSWMITGKTVGGTQLYPRRNCLDRETALRMWTENVAWFANEEGRRGRIEPGQLADFIVPSKDYFHCAEEDLPFLTSELTVVGGRVVYGAGDFTPLDDNPLPPAMPDWSPTRLFGGYAAWGDPQGAGKNSLGYRNLSACGCASACGLHGHEHARAWAARAPASDLQGFFGALGCSCWAV
- a CDS encoding DinB family protein, producing the protein MLTPASARMLADYKRWANRETFAIVMALPAEEIYKDRVSLFKNFARSLNHTYVVDLIWQAHIEGREHGIPALNTVTHPGIEELWEAQQAMDEWYIAWAAAQTETSLAREKDYALIGGNTGRMSQGEILLHVVNHNSYHRGFVSDLLTQIAAPRPSVDLPVYKRKLAQGAIRP
- a CDS encoding pirin family protein produces the protein MIERRSFTSLGRERRGWLDARHHFSFAGYRNPRRMNWGALRAWNDDTIAAGAGSPPVLYADVEIVTYVREGALTHEDDLGNRGQTRAGDVQVMSAGSGLTHAEFNMETAPSRAFQIWIEPDRRGAPPSWGRKPFPREAYKGRFVALASGIEGDEDALPIRSDARVLALALKAGEAATYRFAHPRRYGYLVAASGRIRVNGVEIGPGDGAAIRDETELRVVALDDAEVLLADTRP